ttttgtttataaaaaaaaaaaatagaggggTGTAGATAGTAAAAAGGGAGACGAGGGTAGCAACATTTGAAAAGATTAATCAATTACTTCATTAAATTTTTCACTTGTGCAGGTGCACCGTTCAATATGCATAGAGCTTCATAGATTCATTGATAGCATTTTGCATATTCTATTAGCCATTGAATCTTCGCGACCAAATTGTGCCTTAGCAATTCAGGCACTCTGCTCCTTGCACTTCACTTTGGATAAAGCTAACTCACTTATTAAACACTCTTCTGACTCTAGTAAACTCTACCTGGTTCTTCTTCAACTTCAAaccttacttttttttttatatgcataATTGTATCCGATAATTTGAATAAGGTTTGTTTGAattaacttatttaaatttatttatttatatagatattttaaaaatcgtttGGGAAAACTTATGACACATGCTAGTTTTTTTTAAGCTTATTTCCATTAACTATCTCGAGatatatagtttatataaaaacaattccAACTAATACAAAAAATTTGCATAAGGAAGACGTCATGTATCTCTTTTAATGGTTGTCAGATATGTATTTAGTGctgaaaaaaatcaaataatcattttgatccttaattattatagtatcttaatttataaacaaataatcaaatgtcaattttgttaaaaattttatagaaCAAAGGATTAGTGAAAATACATCTAAAACAAACTTAATGAATACAAAACACATTTAAAGACCgaaatgattaataaaaaatacatatacttATATTTGTTGtgtaattttaatacatttaaaaactACTGTAACAAACACattcacattttaaaaaatataatcaaaacacACCAAAGACAATCTATATCACCTGTGTTTCTCTTAATCATGTCATTTATTCCTCTTTAGTATTGAGTTTTCTCTCATAGTCTCATATTCTTCGCTGGTAACACTAAAATTCTTATTTGCAAATTTGTTAGGCAATAACATCACACAAGACTCTTTCAAGATGTGAAAAAATAAGAAATGCTTTCGACTTGTACTTGGCTCAGATTCAAAATGAAGTTTCAATTTCATTGGCTACTAAGGTTAGTTATACTTTCTAATTAGCCTTCCCCACATAATTATTgtaagaattttaatttatatccatcgataatttaaatttttttaacacgtTTAtccaatcatattttatatcaaataaatatttttgaaaatattatagaaattaatataataaagtgacattaatatgatttgattgaatagtaaataaattttacattgtCATTGCACATAAATTAATCTCTTattataatgttatattttgtgCGGCATAATATTTCACATTTTGTTGGATTTTTATATAATTGAGAGTTTTTGGAACATGTCTACAGATAAGTGCAATATTAAAGGATGTAAGGGATACAAAATTTTCCTTagaatttgaagaaaatgagGCTAGGAAAGTATTACTTTCATTGCTTGAGAAGGAATTTTATGATTCAGCTTCTATGAAGAAAGCAGAACTTGAAGCTATTCAAATTGCAGCTATGATGTTGGATATTAAATCTCCATTATCTCTATTAGTAGAGAAAGCATCTCTTAAGAAACAGCTTGAAAAAGTCAATAATACAAACCAAAAGGAGAAGGAACTTCTAGAATATCTTTTACATCTGTTgttcaaatatgaaaaattcactTTTCAGCTTCAAAATGGAAGTAAATCAATGAAACATGAATGCCATGACCAATTGTTTGAGCATGAGGATGAAggcaatgtgtgtgaatctagACAATGATTCTTCTTTCAACACAAAAGTTGGATTATGATTGTTTATAGCTAATAATTGACACTCATTTGATACTACACTTTagatatcattaatttttttatgtaattatttaatgttgtCAAATGTCAATGATAATTcttctagattttttttttttcattgattcTCTATTAGGTTAGTAGtatataacaataaatttttaaaaatcacacTGCCTcactataattttaattaacaaattaCTTTGATACCAAATATGTATTTAGAGTTTTAGaatgttaaattaaaaacatttatttggTTGTAATTATGTAGTTCGGATactcaaacaaaatatttacagTAAAGGAGGCTAAATTCAAGAACCTATATAAACTTATAGAGCTTATCATAACTCAACTCgtaaatttgtaataattttttaaaatttaaataacttatatatttaataacaataatataatatttcatctGGATAATAAagcataaatattttgatagatAACTATTTGCTATGAAATTTAACACTAACATTATAATTGGTTTGAAAACAAATAGTATACTTGAACAAATAACTTCTAAATAGGGTTATTTTATAAAGCTAAAGACTAATGCACAACCAATTTTATAATACCTCTTACCTTGCGTTTGATCATTCTTTTTTACAATTTTGTGAAACTTCGTTTCTAATGCTTTCGTAATTTATAGTATTGCTCAAAAGTAAAACGAAACTGTGAAAAGAAAATTGGAATTGCAAAAATCAACAGTCATATCAAGGGATAACACTTGTTCCCTACAACAATACTAAAAACACAagatttttattgttaaaatcaatatatattgcaacataacacataaataaattaagctTTAGCAAATAATATTaaccaaaattttatattttaagtccaaataataaataaccGTAGAATTGTAAACtctaaattaaaattgagaGTTTAGCACTTTTTTCAAGTTTACTTTAAACTACCAATAGAAGAGGCTAAAGTTTGAGTGGGCTTTGCTACCTGCGCCCCAAGTTTCCTAACCACACCCCAAtccttttatttcattttataggCCTATCTAAGTACTGGACAGGCCCATTAAATGATAACGggctcaaaatttaatttccttaATGCtattgcttcttcttcttcttcgtttCTTCGTTCGTGAATACATCTGTAACAGTGTTACTGGGGTTACCTCACCTTAAACCCCAAAACCCTAACCACTTGATTCTGCACTTCCatcaaattgaaattgaaattgaaattgaaattcaatCTCAGCTACAATGAGTTGGAGAACTTTACTTTCTCTTGGCTCTTCAATCAACAAACTCAAATCAATCTCCAATTCTCCTTTTCCATCAATTATCTTCAAACGACATCCCGTTTCATCTCTTACCGGTTACCGGAACTTCCATTCCCATTCCCCCGAACTCAGTAACTCGTTAATCGATCCATCACTCCGAACAACTCACTTAAACGACGATAAGGTCCAACAAAACGACAACGAAGACGAAACCACTAACGAATTCCTCTCCAGATTCGCATGGATAATGCGGAAGAAAGTGAAGGAATCGTATCCCGAATGCGATAAAACCACTGTCGATGGAATGCTTCTTGTTATCGTCGAAAGAGTTGTTTCCGAAATGGAAAAAGGTGCTGGTGCTGGTTCGACGGCGTCGTTTTCCCCTTTTTCTTCGGTGGATTTTAGTGAGGATCTTTGGAGAACGGTTTGGGAGGTTAGTAATAAGGTTTTGGTGGATATGAATAATGAGAGGaagaaggagaaaatgaaggGTTTTTTGCAGTGTGATGAAGTGAAAGAGATGTGTAGGTTCGCCGGCGAGGTTGGTATTCGAGGCAATTTGCTTAGAGAACTTAGGTTTAAATGGGCACGTGAGAAAATGGAGGAACATGAGTTTTATGAGGGTTTGGAGAAATTGAGGAAAGAGGGACAGGTTGTTGTTGAAGAAGAAACAAAACTTGATGAAACTGAAACAAATGTTGATTTGGAACCTGTTAATGTTGATGGTGTTGTTGAAGACAATGTTCATGTTGAGGAGAAGGGTGAGAATAAGGTTGTTGGGCTTCCCAAGAGGAGAGGGAAGCTGAAGTTTAAGATTTATGGGCTTGATCTATCTGATCCTAAATGGGAACAAGTAGCTGATAGGATTCATGAGGCAGGAGAAGTTCTTTGGCCGAAGGAGGTGAAGCCGATAACTGGGAAATGTAAACAAGTTACCGACAAAATTCTGTCCTTGAAGGAGGAAGATGGAGATGATAGCTTGTTAACATTGTTGGCTGAGTGGGTTGAGCTTCTACAACCTGCTAGGGTTGATTGGATCAATTTGCTTGATAGGTTGAAAAATCAGAATTCTCCTTTGTACTTCAAGGTATGTCAgtggtttgatttttatatcattggatcggtatattagtatatataattatatatacaatTGTATTTGCCTTTTTACTTTTTGTGAGCAATTGGGGTTACCCTAGATTACTTGTGTGTGTgaatttgttgatattttagCAGATTAATGTTATTAGGAAATGTTGTCTAATGTGAATGTGATAAGCTTTTTTGGAGCATGTTTGAATTAacttatttgagcttatctaCTAACATAAACACTTGTGAGTTTGTTTGGTAGAACTTGTGGAACCAACAACTTATAACATGTCCATAAACTATTTTCAGCTGATTTTCATAAGTTCTCTAGGATATATTATGAAAATAGCTTgacttaattttatcttttattgtagaaatagcttatacatCAGCACTTATATGATAAGCGCTTACGTAAGCTATTTATCCAAACAGAACGATGTTGTTGCAATATTATTAGGAAATGCCAATGTTTAGACCTAAATACTGCCCCTCTATGAGGATATGAAGGACAGGATGCTGGGCATATATATGGATGACGCAGACTGTATTTCAGAATTCAGGATCAATGTTAGTCTTATTGGTTGAAGATGTTTAAATTACTTGTTCAGTGTGATTTTAGAGTGGGTCAATTCTTTCTTACATTAATTTCAGAACTGGGCGTTGCTTCTTGAAACTTATTTTGATATCTGGCATCGAAATTCTTTCTGTTGTTTTTAGTACCCTTTACGTCAACTTGATGGAGCTTAGTTACACAACTGTTCTATTTACAAGGAATGAAATGTCATAAAAGATCATTACgtttgtcattaaaaatattgaagtaGCAATTGTTGTTTTGATAGGGAATTATTCATTTATTCTAGTATCTGATCCAATTGTTTTATGGCTTTGTgcttatataaattatttagttGAGAGAACAGATGATTTTAGGAAGACATTTCCATCTGTTGCATAGGgaaattgtaaaaaaatcttCATGTAGTACATATATGTTAAGAAGTGAATTGCTTTGATCCAAAATGAGATGAAGTAAGGTCTTTTtggatttaatttttcttttcaaaccCTATGGTTTTGTAGGTGGCAGAAATGGTATTGACTGAAGATTCTTTCCAAACAAATATCTCTGACTACTCTCGGCTTATTGATATGTATGCTAAAGAGAACCGCATTGATGATACTGAGAGGATGCTTAAGAAGATGAATGACAATGGTATACAACCAGATACTTTGATAGCCAATGTGTTGGTCCACATGTACAGCAAGATAGGTAACATTGAACGTGCAGAAGAAGCATTTAAAGTCTTGAGTAACCTGGGTTTCCAACCTGACGCAAAAGTCTACAACTCAATGATCATGGCCTATATAAATGCTGGTGAACCTACAAAGGGCGAGACACTGATGAGGCAGATGGAGACAAGAGATATTAGGCCCACAAAGGAAATATACATGTCATTGCTCCAATATTATTCTCAACGTGGTGACTTCAATCGTGCCTCACGAACTTCAACAGCTATGCATACTGCAGGGTTCCAGCCGACTTTGGAGACATGCACCTTGCTTATTGAAGCAGCTGCAGTTGCAGGTGACCTAGATAAGGCAAACTCTAATTTTGACTATATGGTTAAACTTGGGCATAAGCCTGATGATCGGTGCATTGCTGCCATGATTCGCACTTATGAGAAGTCAAATTTATTGGACAAGGCATTAAGTCTTCTTTTGACTTCAGAGAAGGATGGGTTTGAGCCTGGGGTTGCAACTTATTCTGTTCTTATGGACTGGATGGCTAAAATGCAGCTTGTTGATGAGGCTGAAcagattttaaataaaattgctCTGCTCGGTGAGGCTCCTCCTTTTAGGGTTCAAGTTAGTCTCTGTGATATGTATGCAAGGACTAGAATGGAGAAAAAGGCCCTTCAAACACTGGGTGTTTTGGAAGCTAGAAAGGACGAATTACAACCACATGAGTTTGAAAGGATTATATCCGGCCTTATTGGTGGTGGGTTTTTGCGGGATGCAAAACGAATGTATGGGCTCATGGAGGCACAGGGTTTCACTGCATCTGAACAGCTTAATTCAGCCCTTAGATCTGGCCGCTTACCATTAAGTATGAGGTAGTTTAGTCGTTGTGAGTTGTTCCATGTTATTCTTTCTCTGCTGAGTGACCTACGAATTCACTGCTTTATTAAGGGAGACACAGCCTGATAGATTGACCATACTATGTAACCAATAAAGGATTGAGTTTATGCTTGATAAGTTGTCTCATGTTTATGAATTTTGCCATGGTTACATGATCACTAGTGTTCagattaacttatttatttctctaaatATTCTTTTGAACTTTTGTCATTTGTATAGTAGATTAATTTGATTAAGCTTTTTCTTATTCATATTACAGTATTTTTTTGACATGTCTGATGCACTTTGTTCTGATTTTACCTTGAACTGCCTATGAATTTGGATGCAGTTGCATGTAGAGACttttgaaaacattttttaactTGTCTGTCTACGAAGATATTTTTCTAAACATATTGATATACTGATAATAAGCTTGTGATGGTGATCACAAACTCCATAAATACGTTGCGCCATTATATCCTTTTCTTGAATGTTCTTATATTTTACTGTGTGTATGTATGTGAAATTGCACAATTGTTTATCGAGATATCGGTTAGCCATATATGCGTCTGTCCGCCCTACCTTTGGTATTTAATTGTGACTGTAGATTGTCTCTGAATTCTTTTCTTGAAAGGAGTATATGAAGAAAAGCACTTTTTGGTTGCTTTCACATTGAATTTCTGAACCTGATGGGTCATGCCCTTTGCAGAGCTTACCAAGCAAAAATGAATGCTCACACACTTCCGTTCAAAATgaaattagttttaaataagTGGATGAataactaaaacaaagaaacaataaTGAGGTAAGGCATATCCTTTTTTAATAGTCAAGAAACAATAATGGGTGGAAACGTTTGATTAttagaatattaattaatatgaataaCTAAGAAAAGAATCAAATCATAACTTTTTAAGAGAATCAGTGTAAATTGTGGAACATGAAAGCCTCATCATGCATCCAAAGCATAAAACTTCAATCAGGTGTATATAAACTAGAATCACATTCTGCAACATGGGCAGaaaaacattcatcattttGTGTAGTCAGATATTAACCAAAccatcaatgacacaaaaaaaaCCATCATTTCGTTTTAGAATCCCTTGGTTAATGGGAATGTCTGAATCATCGTCTCGCCGTCTGAAAGATACATCAAAATCAACTACTCAATCAGACACAAATGTTCCTGTTCAAAGACCATATATGCCTTCTCTCATAATCCCTGCAGAACCTCCTCTAACTCTTAGTCCTACCAAAGCTCAAGAAGCCACTAGAAGTGAACCTCAAAACCAATCACCACCTCATCCAACACCATTATCATCTTCTGTGGTTGTTGAGACCACTCACTCAAAACCCTCTTCTCCATCAACATCTCCAAAACATGTCAACTCTCCACCCTCTTCTTCTGCTGATGAAAGTACTCATCATACTacatcatcttcatctgaacAAGAAAAGGAAAAACTTGTTAACAAGTCTGAGCCAATTCCACAAGAAACTGAAGTTGAGTCTGAGTTGAAGGTGAAGGCGAATTCACCGTTAAGAGAAATCACCAAGTTACCGAAAGAAAACATTTGGCAAACATCATCTACctctgaagaagaaaaagagaagatGTCAGTGTCTAATCTGATGCCAAATGAAGTAGAACCAAAGATGAAATCACCGTTGAAAAGCAACCCTATGTCACGACCAGAGAATCTGTTTaagcacacaacaacaaatttaGATGAGGAAAGATCAATCTCACTGGAAGAAAACACTTGGCAAACATCATCTACCTctcaagaagaaaaagaaaagatgtCAATGTCTAATCCAATGTCAAATGAAGCAGAACCAAAGATAAAGTCACCGTTGAAAATTAACCCCATGTTACAACCAGAGAATCTGTTTaagcacacaacaacaaatttaGATGAGGAAAGATCAATTTCACCGGAAGAAAACACTTGGCAAACATCATCTACTTCTcaagaagaaaaagagaagatGCCAATGTCTAATCCGATGCCATATGAAGCAGAACCAAAGATGAAGTCGCCGTTGAAAATCAACTCCATGTCACGATCAGAGAATCTGTTTAAGCacacaacaaaaaatttagaTGAGGAAAAATCAATCTCACCGAAAGAAAACGCTTGGCAAACATCATCTACCACTcaagaagaaaaagagaagatGTCAATGTCTAATCCGATGCCATATGAAGTAGAACCAAAGATGAAGTCACCGTTGAAAATCAACCCCATGTCACGACTAGAGAATCTGTTTaagcacacaacaacaaatttaGACGAGGAAGGATCAATCTCAACAAAACCAAAGTCCCCTCCTTTGGAAACTCAAATCAAGTTCCGTGAACACGAAGAAAAGTTGAAAGTTATGCATGAAACTAAAAAGGTAGGAAAAGACAAAGACACAAGTACAAGCCGACCGACTCGACATACGAAAGCATCTACTTCAGGCACAAAGGATAAGAAAAAGCATGGTGTAAGAGAAACAGTAGAGAGAAAGATAATGTTTGCCACATCAAACTCAAGCAGATCACACCAAAGAACTGTTCCATCGATGGacgaaagagaaaagggaaataaaaatgaaaagggTCCATTGCAAAAAGGTATCAAAGATGATATTACAAAGTTTGTTGGCAAAATATCAGCTTCTGTGAATCCAACACATCCTATGGAGGACAAACAATTCAGTGTGATAACACTGACTGGTGACAATAGAGGAGCCACAATGCATGTAGGTTCTGAGTCAGGTAAGAAAGAAGGTTCAATCCACATTCATAGAGACTACAAGACTGATCCTGATGAAGAGAGCAATGAGGTGACAACAGACGGAGAAGGAAACACTAACactgaagatgaagaagaagaagaagactcAATGGAGCATGGTGAGGTAGGGAATGCATATGTTAACAGCAACATACAAAGTATCAATAATTCACTCATGTTTCATGGTTCAATCAATGAAAGAGACCCTGGAGTTCAAGTCACACTTCCACAAAAGTCCTTAGAATCCATCAAGCGCGACGATAAAGACACTCACAACAATCGCAGGACTGAGTTTAACATTAGTCGGTCTCAAAAGTCGACATTCCAGCCAACAGTTAGAAGAAGATGCTTCAGAGGCAATGACATTGAAGACATTGAGATTCTGTGAAAGAAGAACAAACAACATAGCTTCCCTTGTATAGAAATATTGCAACACTCAAGTATAAGAAAATAAGGAGCATGTCATTGATACTTTGATTTAGAGTATGTAGACACTTTCATCATGCAAGTGTTGACAAAATCTACAAATGTATAATGTGAatgtttacttttttatttttatattcgatgtcatttttatttttaattgttcatTTATATTGCAAGATAATATACATTATGTGCTGTGAGAAATTAATAAACTTTCTTATACATTAATTAACATTAATCCTAACAGCTAGCATTACACAAACTTGGTCCTGCAGAATGTACATTTTATATAATAGAAAAAGTGGCAGGACCACTTTGTCCACAAAGGGAAAAGGCATTATCATTCACACGCTGGTTTTGTGTCAAAGCTGCTCAAACAGATTGCAAAAGCTTGAAATGCGGAGAGAGGATATCGATAATCCATCGTGAATATGTCCTTCCCAATTTTTCCAAATTGTAATATAACTTTCTCTTGTTCCGCAGCCGAAACGTTATGGCAAGGTTCTGCAGCTGCTACAAGCTGGAAGTTCTTCACTGAGGCGACCGTAACGCGTCCCTTGAAATTCAAGCACCAACATTGAAGCTGTTCATGCCATCTAGGagctt
The genomic region above belongs to Cicer arietinum cultivar CDC Frontier isolate Library 1 chromosome 4, Cicar.CDCFrontier_v2.0, whole genome shotgun sequence and contains:
- the LOC101488317 gene encoding U-box domain-containing protein 5-like, producing MLPINSVPPVEEIPIPIPTCCKLKVHRSICIELHRFIDSILHILLAIESSRPNCALAIQALCSLHFTLDKANSLIKHSSDSSKLYLAITSHKTLSRCEKIRNAFDLYLAQIQNEVSISLATKISAILKDVRDTKFSLEFEENEARKVLLSLLEKEFYDSASMKKAELEAIQIAAMMLDIKSPLSLLVEKASLKKQLEKVNNTNQKEKELLEYLLHLLFKYEKFTFQLQNGSKSMKHECHDQLFEHEDEGNVCESRQ
- the LOC101488639 gene encoding uncharacterized protein; amino-acid sequence: MSWRTLLSLGSSINKLKSISNSPFPSIIFKRHPVSSLTGYRNFHSHSPELSNSLIDPSLRTTHLNDDKVQQNDNEDETTNEFLSRFAWIMRKKVKESYPECDKTTVDGMLLVIVERVVSEMEKGAGAGSTASFSPFSSVDFSEDLWRTVWEVSNKVLVDMNNERKKEKMKGFLQCDEVKEMCRFAGEVGIRGNLLRELRFKWAREKMEEHEFYEGLEKLRKEGQVVVEEETKLDETETNVDLEPVNVDGVVEDNVHVEEKGENKVVGLPKRRGKLKFKIYGLDLSDPKWEQVADRIHEAGEVLWPKEVKPITGKCKQVTDKILSLKEEDGDDSLLTLLAEWVELLQPARVDWINLLDRLKNQNSPLYFKVAEMVLTEDSFQTNISDYSRLIDMYAKENRIDDTERMLKKMNDNGIQPDTLIANVLVHMYSKIGNIERAEEAFKVLSNLGFQPDAKVYNSMIMAYINAGEPTKGETLMRQMETRDIRPTKEIYMSLLQYYSQRGDFNRASRTSTAMHTAGFQPTLETCTLLIEAAAVAGDLDKANSNFDYMVKLGHKPDDRCIAAMIRTYEKSNLLDKALSLLLTSEKDGFEPGVATYSVLMDWMAKMQLVDEAEQILNKIALLGEAPPFRVQVSLCDMYARTRMEKKALQTLGVLEARKDELQPHEFERIISGLIGGGFLRDAKRMYGLMEAQGFTASEQLNSALRSGRLPLSMR
- the LOC101489306 gene encoding uncharacterized protein, whose protein sequence is MGRKTFIILCSQILTKPSMTQKKPSFRFRIPWLMGMSESSSRRLKDTSKSTTQSDTNVPVQRPYMPSLIIPAEPPLTLSPTKAQEATRSEPQNQSPPHPTPLSSSVVVETTHSKPSSPSTSPKHVNSPPSSSADESTHHTTSSSSEQEKEKLVNKSEPIPQETEVESELKVKANSPLREITKLPKENIWQTSSTSEEEKEKMSVSNLMPNEVEPKMKSPLKSNPMSRPENLFKHTTTNLDEERSISLEENTWQTSSTSQEEKEKMSMSNPMSNEAEPKIKSPLKINPMLQPENLFKHTTTNLDEERSISPEENTWQTSSTSQEEKEKMPMSNPMPYEAEPKMKSPLKINSMSRSENLFKHTTKNLDEEKSISPKENAWQTSSTTQEEKEKMSMSNPMPYEVEPKMKSPLKINPMSRLENLFKHTTTNLDEEGSISTKPKSPPLETQIKFREHEEKLKVMHETKKVGKDKDTSTSRPTRHTKASTSGTKDKKKHGVRETVERKIMFATSNSSRSHQRTVPSMDEREKGNKNEKGPLQKGIKDDITKFVGKISASVNPTHPMEDKQFSVITLTGDNRGATMHVGSESGKKEGSIHIHRDYKTDPDEESNEVTTDGEGNTNTEDEEEEEDSMEHGEVGNAYVNSNIQSINNSLMFHGSINERDPGVQVTLPQKSLESIKRDDKDTHNNRRTEFNISRSQKSTFQPTVRRRCFRGNDIEDIEIL